Within the Erigeron canadensis isolate Cc75 chromosome 6, C_canadensis_v1, whole genome shotgun sequence genome, the region cCTTTTACGACTTTTATATCTTCCTGGCCGTAGGTCctaatggaagcagtctctccaCCTTTGGGTAGatgtaagactgtctacagctcacctcccccataccccgcatAGGGATTGGGTAcacttgttgttgttgttgtggtttTTTCTCAAATCATGCCAAATTGGCAAAAAACTTTAAGCCTTAAAACATCTAACTTttcctatctttttttttttataaaataaactaaagaatgaagatttaaaagaatttcttttcatttcttttcttaatcTGGGAAAAAAACCCTCAAGAATACAGTATTAACAGATggtaaataaaaatgttatggCAATTTGTTTTCAAGAGGTCAAGTTGATGCATTAttaaaaagttttgattttgattttaatttatagataaaaaatttcttaatacAAAATTTGAGGGAATCTCTTCCTCATTTTAAAATACTCCGAACAATAAAAGATCGTTATTGATAACTAAAGTCAAATCGGATTAGAATCAATTTTAGAGATGAAATCAAAATCACAATTTATAGATTAAATGTAAATatcaacttttgattttaatttataaattaagaatTTATAACCTTACTACTTGTAAAATTAAAGTTGTCCTTATATTCATCATATTGATAATAATTTGCATATGAATTGAGACGGCATAGTTTAGAAGCCGCTTAATCTTTTTTCataagattatatataattgttaacTAAACTGATAACACGTAAGGTTTATAAGGTATTTTAGACCGAATGTGTCAATAGTGAAAGATATACAAACCAACTCATGACCCACTTATTCATATCCCTAAGAAAACCCACCCATTCAAAGGCTCATTACTTGTAAAACTCGACTCGGATAATACAAACAAACATTTTAATAATCTCAActaaatgtaattaactattttcatatatatatatatatctctctgttaatatataaaaatattttcactatcacctttacattaattatatttttatttatatcaaaatacACCATTCAACGCGGCCGTCACCACCATTACTTTGTCATTATATTGCGCGGATATGGTGCAAATGATGGATATTccacatattaaattttatcattttctaaATATTTGCCCcaaaggatttatcatttacATGTCCGATCATCTTAATTCATACATCCCTTTCATTGTACCCTAGAAAAAACACaacatccttaaaaaaaaagacaagtACAATGGAAAACATGAATTACGGCGAGGAACTTGTAAGAGAATTCCTAATCTTCAGAGGATTCACAACAACATTACAATCTTATGAAAAAGAATTATCATCAGATTTTGGCAATTCTTttcataatcaacacaaaatcTTTGATCTTATTTTCTCTATTTACATTCCTAATTTCCAGCCTCAAAATCTTATATCTCTTTTCTCCTTTTTCAAACAATCCTTTTCTTCTCATCAAGATTCTCATTTGATTCATACTTTATCCAAATTACAGATCTCCATCCTTAAATATTACATTGTTTTTGCTTTTCAAGCTGGCAGAAATGATAAAATTGTTGAGCTTTTTAAAGTTCATGGTGATGATCTGATGAAACAAAATCATGGTTGGGTGTCTTGGTTTGGTGGGTTTTTTGTTTTGCTTCtgggttttgtttgttttgttgtgAAAGTTGGAAATTTGATtgctttttgtttgtttgttgcaGCAATTCCATATATGAAGAACCCGAGCTTGGATCCGTTGTTTCGGGTTTATTTTACCAAGGAATGGATTGATGGTCTGAATCTTTCTGTTAGGAATTTTTTGAGTGAAGTGTTTAATGGAACtcatatcctttttttttttcttcttttgtttaatacaatgtgttttggaATCTTTTCTTATGAATTTTGTAGTTTTTAAATctataataactaataagtaaTTGCGTAGCTAACTCGGGTTAACGATTTAGAGTAGCAACTTGTTCACTTACATCGATAATGGCAAGCTGTCATGAAAATTATTTGTAATGATAATGTATCTGCATTTTGATTaccaataataacaatatggcGTTAGGTTATATTTCTATGCTTAGTACATTATTCAAGGAGGTTACTCATTGATGATTTCGTTTAAATTGCAATCAAAATATGTAAATTCGGTTGCTATTCTATATAAGAATGCTGACTAGCTCATTAGTTTTGATGATGTATTTACTCTTAATCAAAGGCCAATGCAAAAATTCCTTAACTAAGCCACGCATTCCTGCATTGTTGAAAATTAGTTCGGAAAAGCATGCTGTGAATCGTCTCAAGAATGACATTAAGCATCTTAATACTAGATTGTCACAACTTCAGGCTTTGTTAGAGGAAAAGGAATCTCAGTTATCTCAGTCAAGGAGGTAAAGTTGTTTCGTTACTGTCTGATTAATGCAAAAGTTAAAGACTTTTCCTGACCATGTTTTTATATTCAGTAATATTGCAACTACTCGCCAACTAAGCATCGGGCATATCAATGAATCGGTGTGCTCATCTGCACCTCAGAATCGGCCAAGCTATTTACCTAATGAACCATCTGTTACATCCAAAGAAACACGTACTAGTAATTTGAGTGGGAGACAGTCATTAGGCAAGGATGTTAATCTACCCGAGGGTTCAGGAGATGATGAAATTCAACAAGAGGATGATTTTGCAGAAGTCAAAGTTGACTTTCAGGTGAGATTGCTCAtttatcatcattatcattcgcATTCTCTTATTCATAtctttgtttattatatgtCTTTTGGCTATTGCTGGATTGTGATATTGGTCTTGTTATCTTGGACTTGTGTTTTGTAGGAGACTTTCTTGGGACACACAAGTCCTATTAGCTGTTGCAGGTTCTCTACATCAGGGGACAACATTGCAAGTGCTTCTGTTGATGGCACAGTCAGGTAGATAATAAAGCATTTAATTTCTATATGTCTTATAAATGAGAAAGTTCCAAAGTAtcgtttcctttttttttttgatttttcctGTATCCTAATGAAGGATATGGACATACGACTCATCAACTTCAGCATCAAGGAATGCAACCATCTATTGTGGGGCAGAGATCATGTCACTCGAATGGGACTGCAAATCTGACCGCTTGGTATGCTATTTCAAGCAATAACCTTTTTAGTTTGAAAGTTTGTATATGATTATGATGGTAGTGCAATGCTATTTTTTGTCTTTAGATGAACATTTCCCTTACACTTGTTGATAGTAAATAGGTAAAAACATCCTCAGAACGACAATGAATGATGATTTGAGTGTTAATCTCTCTATGCTTAACATACTATAATTTGACCATCTCACTGTCCCTCTATGTGTATTTACTCTAAATATGACTGAAGTTTTAGAGAATTGCGTTAGATCCGTAGATAAACAATGGAAAATGTTACATTTTAGACATTACTATGACTGCTTATTGATTTCTGAAACGTTAGtatatgtttattattaatatgaagGTGCACAGTTTCCAAGCATATATAACAGTGGAAAAATGTACATCTATCAATTTATGAAGATTGGTTaaattatcattgttttttgGGGGGTTATGATGGTTGGAAACCAGGAAATAAAGGTCCTGCATTTAATTGTCCATTTTGACAAAGCTTCTCATAGGCACTGCTGATGGAGGTATAAAAGCATGGAATGTTGATGCAAAGAGAGTTGTTTGTGATCTCAGTACGACTGATGCATTTCCATGGTTTGTTTTTAGTCTAGTTTGTGCACGCCTTTTCTTATTTTGTTGGCTGTTAGGATTAAAGAAATACACAGCGTGAAGATTGATGGCGGTTCATCTTTGTGTATGTTTTGTGTTTGCAGTGTTCTGGATCTAAAATGCAGCCCTGTGGAACCATTATTTGTGTCTGCGGCCGCATCCCGAGGGTACTTACTCTCTGCCTAGTTTATTTGTAAAGATCTATGTTATTTGTTTACTAGATATTTGATCCACTTTTTGTGCTTTTAATTCACTTCTGCGCTACTAATAGGCATGGCTCAAGTTATATTGATAAGCTGGGATTTGCTTCACTGACCGTGTGGAATATGAGAACATGGAAGGCCATGGTATGTGTTTGTGGATCGTTGTAGCCAAAGTACTAGAATTGTTCTACATTACTCCTATATACCTACATACATAAGAAATAAAGGAGTCTTACTTATCGATTTTATTGAAGACAGTCCTTCCTCTTGGGAAAGATCCACCTGCAATTACATCCCTATGCTTCAACCACAACGGAAAGATTTTAGCGGCTGCAGCAACCGATGGAATGATTCACATGTTTGGTATCCTTTAAAattcctttatttttattttttgctaaATGAGTACATAGTAGAAAGAACAAAATGCTTGCACCTTGACAAGACTCAGATATGTCAGCCGGTCTGCAAATCACCGGATGGCCAGCTCATGATTCTGCTATCAGCTCTGTTCTTTTTGGGCCAGACGAGACTAGCATATTTACTTTGGGTATAGATGGAAAGGTAAGTTCTTGACTTATTCACTtatacattaattatatttaattatgtttgGAAGGTTATATACATTAATCAATGGTTGTTGCAGGTATTTGAGTGGAGCTTGCAAAGTCCGGGTAAGGTTCTCTGGTCGAAAAATATTAACAGGTATGCGTATTCTGGGCCTTTTAGCCTTTGGCTCCTAACTTATGGATATATAAGTTATTGATCTAAATGTCTTCCATTATGCAGGTTTTGTAATCTCCAAAGTTCACAATATTATAGACATGAAATGGCTCTAGATGCAAATGGTAAACGACTTTTGGTGACATCTGATTCAGTCAGAGCTCCAATATACCAGGTCCAATACACATCTCTCCCTCTATATAGATACTTGTTTCTTGTTATACTAAATGTTGAAATATTTGGAATAACGTGTCATGCTCTAAACAATTTTGTGTGTAACCAGGTTCAGGATCATATGAACGGGCTAAAAACGCTTCCTCATAGTGCAGCCATATCGACTGTAGACTGGCATCCGACCTTGCCTATCTTCTTGACAGGATCAGTGGACAACTCCGTTCGGGTCACATCAATCTTATGATGGTTTACTGTTTGATGCCTTTCATTGTCTTTGGCTGATGGTTTCATTGGTCGTGAAGAGAGTAGTTTCTTTGGAGTTTTGTGTGTTTAGTTTCTTATAGAAGAGGGTTTTGTTTTCAATATAGAGGTTGTTTTAGCAGTTGATAGTGACTGATCAAAATCTGTTGACATCAGTACCCAACATGAGATTGATCACAAGAAGTTCATGACTAGTTCACTTCAAATACGGCCCTGGTTTTGTTTGAGGGAAACTAGTTACAGAAAAGGTTTAAATATTCATGGTTGGATTAGAGCTGAATAGTAAACTTCTTACTCTGTATGTAACAAGTTGTACATGTTAATATTACACATCATTTGCCTGTGTATTGACTATTGAGTTGCATTTTCACTTGGGATTAGGAAGAAAATTAAGTTGCATTCACAAACTTGTAGAACAAGCTATAAATGTTGTCAAACGTTGGAAGCGGTATGGTTTGTGATGGTATTTGCAATTGATGATGTTGGAAAGTCGAATTTTCTCACTCTTTATTGATGTGTTTTCAGCAAAAACAGGGGACAGCATTACAGCCAATGACATACTAGTCAACGACCTGAATATCGTATCCCATATGCTGGCGATCATATGCTGTCTTTTGTTTCTCTTCGAATTGCTTTTGAGAATTCGAACTGAATGCTGGTGGGGATTTCGACTTAAATGTTATGCAATTCAGCTTATTATCTACAATTTGACCAACGGTTTATGAGGCATACGCCTCTTTGAGTTTACACTATCAAATTATGATCAAAACATATATCACATTCATGTAATTTACCTACTTTGGTTTCTAGTTTTTTTTAGAGCATATGTGATCATTCTTTTAGACCCATGCTGATAATTCATAAGGACCTGCCTTGTATTTTAAAAGAACAAAACGATAAACTTTATCTATCAATTGAACCCACCAGTCAATATagattttaaaagtaataattatttaaagttatagATGAAATATACccgaaaagaaacaaaatagcAATCAAAATGTGTACTTTCCATCCATATAAGGTTGATAAATAGCGATCTGGCCAAAATGAGTGTGAATTATTGATTAGTACCATATACTCAAATTAtgtcttaattaaaaatagtaatGGGAAAACTATGAAATATTTTTCGGTTTGAAACCTTGTAagaagttttagttttatttttaccgACTTACCTGAAAtgttaatgtattattatttagtttttgatCTTGTTTAAAACTAGTAACGTTTGGGCCCTGCTTTGCGGGGTTCCAATTGTCATGTTAATACAGTTTCGTTATGTTAATCTATTTGTGTTGAACCAATTTAATAATTCAAAAGATAAAGTATGAAAACTCAAGAAAAAACttgaataaaacaaataatgttTTTGCGAGAAAACTAAGAAAACCGAATAAAAAAGTTTGCAATATCTATTACATACTTTTGGTTtgttcaataaaaaaaacaaaaacaaagaaaaaacaaaatgttgagtaaaagttttcaatatattagttgagaacacaaaaacaaaaaaaactatgaaaaataCCGAAAGAAAGAACTCTAAACAGTATACATTttggcaaaatctaaatagtgatgcggggtataAGATGtaccaataaaaaaatatttgtgcaagaaaccaagagaaaccaaaaggaaaaaaacccGAATGGaatccgatatgacaaaatttGAGTAGAAACGTAGGGtgtaggtggaccaatagaacagtGTCacgtggtggtggcggtggcacTGTTCATTAGTGTAACAACCCtgacttttgacccgttgactattTGTGCAACTTGGCTAACAATTTAGTTAGCAATATAATTTAAGTCTTTTGgagttcatttaagtgcaatgtgttcatatagatcaatttatcgTTCAACTCGGGACTTATGTTCTAGTTGAGGTCATTAGTCATGCTAATCAAATTTACATCTTGAGATGACGTTTAGATTAATTGGCTTTGCGGTGTTAGACGACACTTAATCTAGTTAGAAACTTGAAATGGATCCTCCATGGGTTTCACCCAACCCATGACCTACCCAACTCACCATACTCTTATCTTTCCCCATCCATTCATTTCTCTTTCACTTTTTCTCTCTAAACACacccaagaacacacacacatactcatctctctcaatctctaaatttcttcttcaattagTGTTGTTTGAGCAAGATTTAtacaagaatcatcatcattatcatcatttcttcatcatatcaaaaatatttGGAATTTAAAGTGCAAGAAACCTTCCATCATAGCTCAAAAACGGGTTTTTGACACTTGGgagaagatttggtaagttaactcatctcaaattcatcattttatgttaatAATCATGTTTCTAAAACAAACCCATGAGTTGTTGGTCAATTTCGGGTTCAAAAACGAATTAGGGTTCAATTAGGGTTtcgaaatgggtcaaaatggatttgagcaaggatttgattttatggattgaaattatgatgtgggttatgttcaatgatgttaaaatatggtgatttatgcataaaaatgtgttttggagCTTTCTTAGTCGATCTTGGAGTCAAAAAATCTGCCAGTAGGAGCACGGCCGCTCAGACAGACGCTCAGTGCTTGTGGCTGCAGTTTTCCCATAATACAGATGCTCACACGGCCGACCGTGCGAGCGGCTGCAGTATTTCTGTTCCTTCCCCAACTTTTTCGTTCAgttatcggtcgacttttaatgatccaaaacttgtttgttggtcttatattaacatactaaggttaacaaaattggttaaacacatttctaaacactttgattttcaagtggaattttggtgctaagttattgaaccgtgtctaaccaaaactcttcatttgtcatttaaacgttctcgaatgacttataaaacatctttaggggaaattgtggtatagtataactagtattgaccatgtcttgtattgtgacatatattgttaggttgtggacttttgacgaccattgggcattcgtagcttgatattaacttgctattgccgatcaaggtgagttcgtagctccctactcgtttgagattcgggctgaaaagtgtacaacctttgtgtgattacttgtttgtttgtgcaattctgtgttgccttgattgatgacatagttcaattgagcatacgtttgatttccttgatgatgacatgacttgattgtgcatatgttaagtgtcttgagtgatgacattgtttgattgatggaattgttaacgtgtaaatacgtggttgttatatgattattgtatgtgcatgtttggttgattattaggttagtCGTGCATATATGGAAGACGGTAATACtttcgaaaggttggagatgtggtgggaaggctgcgggtgaccctatatataagcatcaaaggcctttcaaaagtagtatcgtacgaagtatatacacatagtgtttgttcctgggtggacattgatggtcatggtgcaattgagtacaatgaagtacattacgcacaattgagtacaatcaggtacattacgtgtagtgagtgcaattgagggacattgatagacatgttgggcattatagaacttgttagatacttcttgatatcattattacttgttcttgtttactatgcgtattctaaataccttgcgtagttcattatgtgagtacatatgtgagggtcattgatggacattgattgattatgtattgtttgagtatgattgatttatttatgattagggtagttgtacatacatggaagacgatgatacatttaatgagttggagatgtggtgggaaggctgcgggtgaccctgtatacaaacatctaagattccttaaatgtaaagtcgtatgaaatgtatgtgcattgtgcatggttgagttgatggacatgatggacatgatgacattaCCGGGTACTTACGTATTTGATGACAATAAAtgggtacttacgtacttgatgacattaaacgggtacttatgtacttgatgacattaaacgggtacttatgtacttgatgacaatatcgatgacaatagagggacaatgtgtgcatgtacaaataaacgggtacttacgtacttgacgacattaaacgggtacttatgtacttgatgacattaaacgggtacttatgtacttgatgacaatatcgatgacaatagggggacaatgtgtgcatgtgcaataaacgggtgctatacgtacttgatgacaattagatgacatgagaacaattgagggacattgatggacatgtttgacatttttgaacttgatggatatttgttgatgtcgacattctgtgttcttgtgcattatgtgtgttctagctatggtatgattgtgcaatggatacatgtgggtccaggttgcgctacgagccaacctatATTGAGTACTCGTGCCTTTTAAGGgcttactgtaagtgtgttccttgttcgttagcttagttcatattgtgaatggctttggcattagatcctcgtcatacgcccctacgaactcaccaacctagtgttgaccttgtttagtacacttttcaggtaaccttgTGAATCTAAGACGTGATGGTTGATGGATGCTTGCGCTAGAGTTTGGGCTTAGTcttacatggatcaaggattcattttcccctatttgcattatgctttatgtacttgtttgtt harbors:
- the LOC122603421 gene encoding WD repeat-containing protein 91 homolog, with product MENMNYGEELVREFLIFRGFTTTLQSYEKELSSDFGNSFHNQHKIFDLIFSIYIPNFQPQNLISLFSFFKQSFSSHQDSHLIHTLSKLQISILKYYIVFAFQAGRNDKIVELFKVHGDDLMKQNHGWVSWFAIPYMKNPSLDPLFRVYFTKEWIDGLNLSVRNFLSEVFNGTRIPALLKISSEKHAVNRLKNDIKHLNTRLSQLQALLEEKESQLSQSRSNIATTRQLSIGHINESVCSSAPQNRPSYLPNEPSVTSKETRTSNLSGRQSLGKDVNLPEGSGDDEIQQEDDFAEVKVDFQETFLGHTSPISCCRFSTSGDNIASASVDGTVRIWTYDSSTSASRNATIYCGAEIMSLEWDCKSDRLLLIGTADGGIKAWNVDAKRVVCDLSTTDAFPCVLDLKCSPVEPLFVSAAASRGHGSSYIDKLGFASLTVWNMRTWKAMTVLPLGKDPPAITSLCFNHNGKILAAAATDGMIHMFDMSAGLQITGWPAHDSAISSVLFGPDETSIFTLGIDGKVFEWSLQSPGKVLWSKNINRFCNLQSSQYYRHEMALDANGKRLLVTSDSVRAPIYQVQDHMNGLKTLPHSAAISTVDWHPTLPIFLTGSVDNSVRVTSIL